The Schistocerca americana isolate TAMUIC-IGC-003095 chromosome 5, iqSchAmer2.1, whole genome shotgun sequence genome includes a window with the following:
- the LOC124616391 gene encoding zinc finger protein ush produces the protein MCSPCGIRFSSSSTLEAHQTYYCSHRLKNLKGRSDSDSEEGRAAPSACEGGALQGDESVASDASHEGGAAPPQGPAAKAARTGKQYACPHCSYSADKKVSLNRHMRMHSASPAPAAATAAAVATVNGEVQPGGAGADAGAVGAPQLVDRYCQDCDIRFSSVKTFRAHKMHYCSTRHVVKGPPHLGPAAKAAAPAPATAASSSTGESAPASPADGASPPPGPALPASPGAASPAVVPVGVPAPAPPQPILALPTNPILLVPYSLFQGASLLTGPAALAMAHHDSPCVLLADGTLQPLAQGILSQHPHPHPQPPPQVPAASPAAAPAGHAPTSQPTHRDDPTTGGEPATSTPPRHHQREGSEASGPLDLSVRRALYGGADQPVGTSEGDAADGECDGREEAAGAGGVGCGPYLLSASSASTTPSPAPSAASPARRGDSPGAVASPKQPPHAPSPKSPRRTPNGVVAVKPEVLVANQKRVIVSPTRSLGSDGQSADEVAPPPPLSYPSPVIARRGLAPSSSASPSLATPPPQPVTAVAKLPPVLTPPAGSLPLLAPAVAGGAPGAASALLAAQRAGELLGGPAGAAAAAAALLPLLMAAELPALPPHVLVKQGVSKCRECNIVFCKHENYVAHKRHYCSARLEGGGAGASAAAAGSGEEAGVPGAAGPSSAQSPPGGGSPTGGGPGSPRGAAQQPLPHKTLLQFICGACGIKFTSLDNLNAHQAYYCPKRAELPAAKPPEDKLGRKCPKCKVLVPAEQVGTHQCCGSGAGAAGAGGGGGGAGAGWKCPCCEVVSPTASAAQRHMDTHSGVRAFRCTICRYKGNTLRGMRTHIRMHFEKRTADLQEENYITCITGEDAVHQPQQPQPGAAPAPAPTPASAPAPAPTSATDAYPESPSDGGDSGRIDKLHFCDACSYNSSYKGNVVRHCKLVHSGRAGVGVATADDAASSSSSSSSSSCSSAADRKSGGATADAAVAATTVAAAAATPRAGADADASVVKREPAEGEGAVSAVKTEPGADDAAAEDAAAGAPAEEHGAAAEVNLARPKYCKSCDISFQYLSTFIAHKKYYCSSHAAENSANNRTTEASVL, from the exons atGTGCTCCCCGTGTGGCATCCGCTTCAGCTCTTCCAGCACCCTGGAGGCACACCAGACCTACTACTGCTCGCACAGGCTCAAGAATCTCAAAG GCCGATCAGACAGTGACAGCGAGGAGGGCCGCGCGGCGCCGAGCGCGTGTGAGGGCGGCGCGCTGCAGGGCGACGAGAGCGTGGCGTCCGACGCCAGCCACGAGGGCGGCGCCGCGCCGCCCCAGGGCCCGGCGGCCAAGGCGGCGCGTACCGGCAAGCAGTACGCCTGCCCGCACTGCTCGTACAGCGCCGACAAGAAGGTCAGCCTCAACCGGCACATGCGCATGCATTCGGCGTCGCCCGcgcccgccgccgccaccgccgccgccgtcgccaccGTCAACGGGGAGGTGCAGCCTGGGGGCGCGGGGGCGGACGCCGGCGCGGTGGGCGCGCCGCAGCTGGTGGACCGCTACTGCCAGGACTGCGACATCCGCTTCTCGTCGGTGAAGACGTTCCGCGCGCACAAGATGCACTACTGCAGCACGCGCCACGTCGTCAAGGGCCCCCCGCACCTGGGGCCGGCGGCCAAGGCGGCGGCGCCCGCTCCCGCCACAGCCGCCTCCTCGTCGACGGGCGAGTCCGCCCCCGCGTCGCCGGCGGACGGCGCCTCCCCGCCGCCTGGCCCCGCGCTGCCCGCCTCCCCGGGGGCGGCGTCGCCCGCCGTGGTGCCGGTGGGTGTTCCGGCGCCGGCGCCACCACAGCCCATCCTGGCGCTGCCCACCAACCCCATCCTGCTGGTGCCCTACTCGCTGTTCCAAGGCGCCAGTCTGCTGACGGGCCCGGCGGCGTTGGCCATGGCGCACCACGACAGTCCCTGCGTGCTGCTCGCCGACGGCACGCTGCAGCCACTGGCGCAGGGCATCCTCTCGCAgcacccccatccccacccccagcCGCCCCCGCAGGTTCCGGCCGCCTCTCCCGCCGCGGCGCCCGCGGGCCACGCACCGACGTCACAGCCCACGCACAGGGACGACCCCACCACGGGCGGCGAACCCGCCACCTCCACGCCTCCCAGGCATCACCAG AGAGAAGGCTCCGAAGCGAGCGGTCCACTAGATCTGAGCGTGCGGAGGGCATTATACGGCGGCGCCGACCAGCCGGTGGGGACGAGCGAAGGTGACGCGGCGGACGGCGAATGCGACGGCCGCGAGGAGGCGGCTGGCGCGGGCGGCGTGGGCTGTGGGCCCTACCTGCTGTCCGCGTCGTCGGCGTCGACGACACCGTCGCCCGCGCCGTCGGCCGCCAGCCCGGCGCGCCGCGGGGACAGCCCCGGCGCCGTGGCCAGCCCCAAACAGCCGCCGCACGCTCCCTCCCCCAAGTCGCCCAGGCGCACCCCCAACGGCGTCGTCGCCGTCAAGCCGGAAGTCCTTGTGGCCAACCAGAAGCGCGTCATCGTGTCTCCCACCCGCTCCCTCGGCTCGGACGGGCAGTCGGCCGACGAggtggcgccgccgccgccgctctccTACCCCTCGCCGGTGATAGCGCGGCGCGGCCTCGCGCCCTCCTCGTCGGCGTCTCCGTCGCTGGCGACTCCGCCGCCGCAGCCGGTGACGGCCGTGGCCAAGCTGCCGCCGGTGCTGACGCCCCCCGCCGGGTCGCTGCCGCTGCTGGCGCCGGCGGTGGCGGGCGGCGCGCCGGGGGCGGCGTCGGCGCTGCTGGCGGCGCAGCGGGCCGGCGAGCTGCTGGGCGGCcccgcgggggcggcggcggcggccgcggcgctGCTGCCGTTGCTCATGGCGGCCGAGCTGCCCGCGCTGCCGCCGCACGTGCTCGTCAAGCAGGGCGTCTCCAAGTGTCGCGAGTGCAACATCGTCTTCTGCAAGCACGAGAACTACGTGGCGCACAAGCGCCACTACTGCTCGGCGCGCCTCGAGGGCGGCGGCGCGggcgcgtcggcggcggcggcgggctccGGCGAGGAAGCGGGCGTGCCCGGCGCGGCCGGCCCCTCTTCGGCGCAGTCCCCGCCCGGGGGCGGCTCCCCCACCGGGGGCGGGCCCGGCAGCCCCCGCGGCGCCGCCCAGCAGCCGCTGCCCCACAAGACGCTGCTGCAGTTCATCTGCGGAGCCTGCGGCATCAAATTCACCTCCCTCGACAACCTGAACGCGCACCAGGCCTACTACTGCCCCAAGCGCGCAGAGCTGCCTGCCGCCAAGCCGCCCGAAGACAAGTTGGGCCGCAAGTGCCCCAAGTGCAAG GTGCTGGTGCCGGCAGAGCAGGTGGGGACGCACCAGTGCTGCGGCAGCGGCGCGGGGGCGGCCGGcgcgggcggcggcgggggcggcgccggcgcgGGCTGGAAGTGCCCCTGCTGCGAGGTGGTGAGCCCGACGGCGAGCGCCGCCCAGCGCCACATGGACACGCACAGCGGCGTGCGCGCCTTCCGCTGCACCATCTGCCGCTACAAGGGCAACACGCTGCGCGGCATGCGCACCCACATCCGCATGCACTTCGAGAAGAGGACAGCCGACCTGCAG GAGGAGAATTACATCACATGCATCACTGGAGAGGACGCGGTGCACCAGCCGCAGCAACCGCAgccgggggcggcgccggcgccAGCTCCCACCCCCGCTTCGGCGCCCGCCCCCGCGCCCACCTCTGCCACGGACGCTTACCCCGAGTCACCCAGCGACGGCGGCGACTCGGGCCGCATCGACAAACTGCACTTCTGCGACGCTTGCAGCTACAACTCCTCCTACAAGGGCAACGTGGTGCGCCACTGCAAGCTGGTGCACAGCGGCCGGGCAGGCGTCGGCGTCGCGACTGCCGACGACGCCGCCTcgtcgtcgtcttcgtcgtcgtcgtcgtcctgctcctccgCAGCGGACCGCAAGTCCGGCGGCGCGACGGCAGATGCGGCCGTGGCGGCCACGACGGTGGCGGCGGCCGCCGCGACGCCGAGGGCGGGCGCGGACGCCGACGCGTCGGTGGTGAAGCGCGAGCCCGCAGAGGGCGAGGGCGCCGTGTCCGCCGTCAAGACGGAGCCCGGCGCCGACGACGCCGCCGCCGAGGACGCCGCCGCCGGCGCGCCGGCCGAGGAGCACGGCGCCGCCGCCGAGGTCAACCTGGCCAGGCCCAAGTACTGCAAGTCGTGCGACATCTCCTTCCAGTACCTCTCCACCTTCATCGCGCACAAGAAGTACTACTGCTCCAGCCACGCGGCCGAAAACTCCGCCAACAACAGGACGACGGAGGCGTCCGTTCTGTAG